gcacaccctcAACGCCCGCAGCTCGCGCTCCttcatcctcctctctctccacatcacgcgcttcctcgacggcgcgctgctcacgACGACGCGGGTGACACTCGCCGACCTCGCCGGGACGGAGAGACTGAAGAAGAGCGGTGCCACTGGGGAGGCGGCCGACCAGGCCATCTTCATCAACAAATCCttgatggcgctgcgccagctggtGGAGTCCCGCGGCACGGAAGCAGAGGTGCTGCACTTCCGCGAATCGCTGCTTACCACATACCTCGCCCCGTGCATGCGCAGCTGGCACCTTACTCTTCTCGTCACTGTCTCCCTCGAGGTGGGCAGCTCCGAGGAGACCAAGTCGTCGCTGGAGTTTGCGACCAACGCGCGACGCCGCAAGGTCATGAAGGTGAAGAGCGGGGTCCAGCAGAGGCTGTCGAGCACCGTCGCCCGCCTCTATGGACGGCCCAGcttcctctctgccgccggtggcgtAGACAGCGGAAGCGGCTGGAACGCGCGCGCCGACAacgccgacagcagcgagctTCAAGAGATCATCGAAGTCCTTCAGTACCGCATccgcgtgctggaggaggcgctgaagaTAGAGCAGGAGCGAGGCGCCATGATGGTTGTGCAGTCACCACTGACAGAGGTGCTTGCCAGCCCTAGCTGTGCGGCGCcgggggcagcggtgggTGCGGGTGTCACGCCGCTGGCCAACACGGAGGCGCTTCAGCGGGAGTTCCAGTACTACCGTCatctgctgcaggagcgggAGCAGGATCTGCGCCGTTTGCAGAGTCAGCTCCCTGAAACGAGTGCTGAGGCTGGCTGCGCGCCACCAGTGCTGCCCGACTCACTGGAAGCATCGTCGCCATTGTTGGACGAAGGCGACGCGGGCGCGAGGGACGATCAGGAGGAGTCTGCCACGCCACCAGCTTcggcgcgaagcagcagcagttctGATACACAGATGCGTTcgggcgagggaggcgctgccgacgcgcacatgcagctgcggcggtgcgtgcgccaaCTGCGCTCACTTCGCTCACGCGGTAGCAGTGAAGACAGGTGGTGCGACGACGTGCTGGACCACCTGCGCaacgcggtgctgcgtgcgACCGAAGAGTACGAAGACGTCAATGAACAGCTGCTTGTCATCTCTAGTTCACTGAGCGGGCTGCGCACACAAAATCATCGACTCTacgacgaggtgctgcgtgcCAACAAGCGCCTTTTAGCAATCGATACGGAGTGCAGagagcggtgcgccgccctGCAGAAGGTGACACTTCGAGCGACCGCTGCGGAGACGgcgctcgagcagctgcgcctgcagctgttTCAGGCGTACGCCGAGCAGTCGATACGGGAGGAGATGACGCGCCTCTACCTAGATGCGGCGCCGATCGCCGCCAACGTCGATGAGGCCGTGTCTGGCAACCAGCAgacggagcagcaggtggAGCTAGAGAAGGTACAGGCGCACCAGCAAGTACTGTGCGACAAGATCACCGAGCTGGTGGACAACGTCGAGCAGCTGACGCGCGCCGTCTCGCAGAAGGATGTGTctctggcggcgctggagtcGCTCATCACACCGGCGCAGCGAGCTCTCTTTCACACGTTGTCAAACACTTCCACTGCCATCACTgaccgcggcaccgccagcgttGGTGGCAGTGATGGCGGGCTTGCCCGCACAACCGCGGCGGCCATGGCCGCAGACAGCGAAAGCAGTGCCGCTGACTGTTTCAGTCTCTTGCAGTCACGCGTTTCGGAGCTCAGCTCCCTGCTTacgcaggagcagcagcaacaccagcTCACCCAGTGCGAGCTCCTCGAGGCCCGCGAAGATGCGCGGCGCAGTcggcaggagcagcggcaggcgttCTTCCAAcagcaggaggagatgcGGCGCGTGGGCCAGCTGATGGCAGAGAACTACGAGTTGCGTCAACAGAACGAGCGCCATCAGCTCTATCTGGACCATATGTACGTCAGCTTCCACGAAACATTCCTTCAACTGCGACATGAacacgaggaggagatggcaGAGCTGCGAAGCGCCGCGAAAGTGGCGCCATCGCAtccgcgcggcggcgacgataCGGCGAGGCAGGGgtgcgaggacgaggacCACGACTATGGGGCGTCGTCGGCCACCGCACGTGCTCTTGTGCGCGATGAAACGCTGCAGGGTGTGCCGTCGGGTGAGGATCGGCTGCCTCAAGGCACTGTGCACAGCTCCACTGCTGTCGCACTCTCgatggcggaggtggtggacaaTGGAGACGCGGGTCGGAGGGCATCAGCGCCGATACAGCGGTCCGGCCGAGTGCGGCATCGGCTTACTAAGTCGAATGTACAACACCGAGGAGAAGGTGGGGGCACGGCCCCGACTACGACGGACGACACGGTTGTGGCAGATACTGCTGTCGTGCCGTCACAGCGCGTTGGGCTGTCGTCAAAGGTGGCGCGTCGCTCAGCGAGCATGAGCAAGGCAAGGCGGCATCTCTTCGCTACGTACGGTGAGTCAGCCAACCCGAATGATGCGCCGGTTCCTCTCGCCAAGTCAGCCGTCGGCGCCTCTGCCCCGACGGCaacgcggcgccgcgctcgcgcgTCGGGAGCGGCACGCGGAAAGCGGCGCAAGTAACCGCGACGGGGAAGGTGAGGCAcatgtgcctgtgtgcgcttacgtgtgtgggtgcgtgcgcgctggtGAGTGATGCGCTCGCAGAAACGGCtcatgtgcacgtgcgtcCCCATCAACGCACTCGTTGTGTGCTTTGTCTTCATCTCGTTTTGCGCCTTTGTTTTGCCTCTCACGtgtgcgcacaggcacagcgACGGAGTCACGGGCACACGTGCCGGGAGGTGCGAGTGCGACGATTTGTTACGCCGCGGCATTTCTGTCttccgcccccacccctctctctctgtgcaggGGGTGGTTAGGCGTTGCTCCTCGCCGCTTTTGCCTAGCAGCCATGCGCGCACCATTCTCGATGGACGCACTGGCCTCGCTGCTACTCTCTTCCCTTCACCCCTGCCCAGTCCTCCTCTGCTGCATAACCTCTatcatcgccgccatcacctcTAAtcccaccctcctctctcgctctacgtacatacgtatatatatatatgtgtgtgtgtgtgtatgtgtgtgtgtgtgtttcgccTGCGCCGCAATTCAGGTATGCCTGATACGCGGTACATCAGCCGCCACCTTCACGCCGCACCAATATGTGCCCTGCACCCTccttgttctctctctcataACTACACGAGCAGacacatatatatgtctACGAAAACCAGAATAAGCGCTAGACATAGACACGCACCTCcttttcccccttccccctcaACCGACACCGCAGCCACCAagttgcgtgcgtgtgacaATGACAGACACCGCACTGGGGCTGGTGAGCATCTTCTGCGGCTGCCAGGCGAACGTCTTCTTGCTGGAGCTCATCATCACCGGCTCTCCGAACACCTACTATGCCCTCACTTGCGCTCAGTATGTGTGCGTCGCTCTCTTCACcttgcctct
This DNA window, taken from Leishmania major strain Friedlin complete genome, chromosome 18, encodes the following:
- a CDS encoding putative kinesin, yielding MAPLTTFPSPRGPAAATASSQESVSVIVRLKGAPKFSSSTALLSYTVEDGTLATPRVSCRPSSQDYGSASPRLHTPRGALGCGSAAEPSVATSTSFPGADGGADVAAAACTEASKSPVLPVSQPRVFASLPTQTSKQQPLTPASPTMNSSPRPSLFAAEAPATHHQQEDRSPGASAVLSGAAVAGRSIGSHGRVLTITFPNMRERRKYEFGEVLEPEVTNAAMCERLIPSVMEQMAAGFNVCVLCYGQTGSGKTYTMNALAPAVAEEVFRSLDVNNEVVEMSYIQIYNNKAYNLLDGARSGKLGAELSRPLTSSTGTGNSGGNSCSASASEPKVLIRSSAEMLAKTKAALRLRVTHAHTLNARSSRSFILLSLHITRFLDGALLTTTRVTLADLAGTERLKKSGATGEAADQAIFINKSLMALRQLVESRGTEAEVLHFRESLLTTYLAPCMRSWHLTLLVTVSLEVGSSEETKSSLEFATNARRRKVMKVKSGVQQRLSSTVARLYGRPSFLSAAGGVDSGSGWNARADNADSSELQEIIEVLQYRIRVLEEALKIEQERGAMMVVQSPLTEVLASPSCAAPGAAVGAGVTPLANTEALQREFQYYRHLLQEREQDLRRLQSQLPETSAEAGCAPPVLPDSLEASSPLLDEGDAGARDDQEESATPPASARSSSSSDTQMRSGEGGAADAHMQLRRCVRQLRSLRSRGSSEDRWCDDVLDHLRNAVLRATEEYEDVNEQLLVISSSLSGLRTQNHRLYDEVLRANKRLLAIDTECRERCAALQKVTLRATAAETALEQLRLQLFQAYAEQSIREEMTRLYLDAAPIAANVDEAVSGNQQTEQQVELEKVQAHQQVLCDKITELVDNVEQLTRAVSQKDVSLAALESLITPAQRALFHTLSNTSTAITDRGTASVGGSDGGLARTTAAAMAADSESSAADCFSLLQSRVSELSSLLTQEQQQHQLTQCELLEAREDARRSRQEQRQAFFQQQEEMRRVGQLMAENYELRQQNERHQLYLDHMYVSFHETFLQLRHEHEEEMAELRSAAKVAPSHPRGGDDTARQGCEDEDHDYGASSATARALVRDETLQGVPSGEDRLPQGTVHSSTAVALSMAEVVDNGDAGRRASAPIQRSGRVRHRLTKSNVQHRGEGGGTAPTTTDDTVVADTAVVPSQRVGLSSKVARRSASMSKARRHLFATYGESANPNDAPVPLAKSAVGASAPTATRRRARASGAARGKRRK